One Actinomycetota bacterium genomic window carries:
- the rpsT gene encoding 30S ribosomal protein S20, whose product MANIQSQIKRNRQNIVRRDRNKAVRSMLKTYTRRFREAVEVGDRELAEEAYRIAAKHYDKAASKGVIHKNTAAHKKATLAKHLNGM is encoded by the coding sequence GTGGCCAACATCCAGTCCCAGATCAAGCGCAACCGCCAGAACATCGTGCGTCGCGACCGCAACAAGGCGGTGCGCTCGATGCTGAAGACCTACACCCGGCGCTTCCGGGAGGCGGTCGAGGTCGGCGACCGTGAGCTCGCCGAGGAGGCCTACCGCATCGCCGCCAAGCACTACGACAAGGCAGCGAGCAAGGGTGTGATCCACAAGAACACTGCTGCCCACAAGAAGGCCACGCTGGCCAAGCACCTCAACGGGATGTGA